From the Pseudarthrobacter sp. MM222 genome, one window contains:
- a CDS encoding EscU/YscU/HrcU family type III secretion system export apparatus switch protein — translation MADSQEKTEEATDKRMKEVRSKGQLSRSQDLTAWVGVGAAAIMIPSTVDRASSAATDQLFSVRGIIAEPDPGKAIKALEDGLAAIAGIVGPMLIVVFIVVLAGSAVQGGVHFKKFKFDFEHFNLLSGLKRSFGAQAVWGGVKALLKATVVGLVLYSVVQGLIPVLLTAGGLPVSGVVQAAAGGVAALVQFAVAAGIVLAAADFFVVMRRNRKKTRMSKKEVQDENKSSEGDPLIRSQRRARQMAMSRNRMISAIGDADVVLVNPTHVAVALKYEPGKSAPRVVAKGSGHVAARIRAEAEAKNVPIVQDIPLARALHEACELGHEIPVDFYRSVAGVLAFVMALKARGAASGMHRMSTPAAVGSPV, via the coding sequence ATGGCGGATTCCCAGGAAAAAACCGAGGAAGCCACCGACAAACGGATGAAAGAGGTCCGCTCCAAGGGCCAGCTTTCCAGGTCCCAGGACCTCACCGCATGGGTGGGCGTGGGCGCGGCCGCGATCATGATCCCGTCAACGGTGGACCGTGCCTCCAGCGCCGCCACGGATCAGCTCTTCAGCGTCCGGGGCATCATCGCCGAACCGGATCCGGGCAAGGCCATCAAGGCCCTGGAGGACGGTCTCGCCGCCATCGCCGGGATCGTCGGGCCGATGCTGATCGTCGTGTTCATCGTGGTCCTGGCTGGTTCCGCGGTGCAGGGCGGCGTGCACTTCAAGAAGTTCAAATTCGACTTCGAACACTTCAACCTGCTGAGCGGGCTGAAGCGGAGCTTCGGCGCCCAGGCGGTCTGGGGCGGGGTGAAGGCGTTGCTGAAGGCCACCGTGGTGGGGCTCGTGTTGTACAGCGTCGTGCAGGGACTCATCCCCGTCCTGCTGACGGCCGGCGGATTGCCTGTGTCGGGCGTGGTGCAGGCGGCGGCCGGCGGGGTGGCCGCACTGGTCCAGTTCGCCGTGGCCGCAGGAATCGTGCTGGCGGCCGCGGACTTCTTCGTGGTCATGCGGCGCAACCGCAAGAAAACCCGGATGTCCAAGAAGGAAGTCCAGGACGAGAACAAGAGCAGCGAAGGCGATCCGCTGATCCGGTCCCAACGCCGGGCACGGCAGATGGCGATGAGCCGGAACCGCATGATTTCCGCGATCGGGGACGCCGACGTCGTGCTGGTCAACCCCACGCACGTGGCGGTGGCCCTCAAGTACGAACCGGGGAAGTCCGCGCCGCGCGTGGTGGCCAAAGGCTCAGGCCACGTAGCGGCCAGGATCAGGGCAGAGGCAGAGGCGAAAAACGTGCCCATAGTCCAGGACATCCCGTTGGCGCGGGCACTCCACGAGGCCTGCGAACTCGGCCACGAGATTCCGGTGGACTTTTACCGCTCCGTGGCCGGGGTCCTCGCCTTCGTCATGGCACTCAAGGCCCGCGGCGCCGCCTCGGGAATGCACCGGATGAGCACGCCGGCCGCCGTCGGGAGCCCGGTATGA
- a CDS encoding flagellar biosynthesis protein FlhA, which translates to MNNRLARLSVPVGIVGIVMLLVVPLPALLLDFLIVCNILLALLVLLTSMFVKKPLDFSVFPSLLLVATLFRLGLNVASTRLVLGEGYAGQVIEAFGHVTVGGSLIIGAVVFLILVVIQFVVVTKGAERVAEVGARFTLDAMPGKQMAIDADLNAGLITDTQARERRAEVSAEADFYGAMDGASKFVKGDAIAGLIIIIINFVGGIAIGMLQRGMEIGDALSTYGILTMGDGLVTQIPALLMAVSTGMIVTRSNAESDMGSTASTQLMQSPNALMIAGVAAIAMALIPGMPPLPFILVGGGLIFASRRIAAKQRQDEKSAEAEATALSFPEMDPNEKLLEDMRIHPVEILLAPDLVDMVSGASDDLLARVRSLRHKIAMELGLVIPPVRTRDSVDLPLASYAIRIAGVEAGRGTAPSGQMLALGDNLDSLPGVAMIEPVFGLAGKWIPAEMRHNAEMTGATVIDRVSVLVTHLSSIVTANAARLLSREDVRVLTEGVRKQSPSAVDELTPSLLSLAELQRVLQGLLDEQVPINDLARIYEALTLRAKVSTDPESLVESARQALGPALTAKFMDGPVLNVIMIDPLLEQSMLEDMRPAEGGSQIVMGQDRLDAVLRSVASAVDSAAAANRQAVLVCAPALRPAIRRLVGSQPGSVPVLSYREVTSANVRIETVGVVRHAEPLSA; encoded by the coding sequence ATGAACAACAGGCTCGCCAGACTGAGTGTGCCCGTCGGCATTGTGGGCATTGTGATGCTGCTGGTTGTTCCGTTGCCCGCGCTGCTGCTGGACTTCCTCATTGTCTGCAACATCCTGCTGGCGCTCCTGGTCCTGCTGACCAGCATGTTCGTGAAGAAGCCGCTGGACTTCTCGGTATTCCCCTCGTTGCTCCTGGTCGCCACCCTGTTCCGGCTGGGCCTCAACGTGGCCTCCACCCGGCTGGTGCTGGGGGAGGGGTACGCCGGCCAGGTGATCGAGGCCTTTGGCCATGTCACCGTGGGCGGATCCTTGATCATCGGCGCGGTGGTGTTCCTGATCCTCGTGGTCATCCAGTTCGTGGTGGTCACCAAGGGCGCCGAGCGCGTCGCGGAAGTCGGCGCCCGCTTCACCCTCGACGCCATGCCCGGCAAGCAGATGGCGATCGACGCCGACCTCAACGCCGGGCTCATCACGGACACGCAGGCCCGGGAGCGGCGCGCCGAGGTCTCGGCGGAGGCCGACTTCTATGGCGCCATGGACGGTGCATCCAAATTCGTCAAGGGCGACGCGATCGCCGGTCTCATCATCATCATCATCAACTTCGTCGGCGGCATCGCGATCGGCATGCTGCAGCGCGGCATGGAAATCGGTGACGCCCTGAGCACCTACGGCATCCTCACGATGGGGGACGGGCTGGTCACGCAGATCCCGGCACTGCTGATGGCCGTATCCACCGGCATGATCGTGACCCGGTCGAACGCCGAATCGGACATGGGCAGCACGGCGTCCACCCAGCTGATGCAGTCGCCCAACGCGCTGATGATTGCCGGCGTCGCCGCGATCGCCATGGCGCTGATCCCGGGCATGCCGCCCCTGCCGTTCATCCTGGTAGGTGGCGGACTGATCTTCGCGTCCCGCCGGATCGCCGCCAAGCAACGGCAGGACGAGAAGTCCGCGGAGGCCGAGGCGACGGCGCTGAGTTTTCCGGAGATGGACCCGAACGAAAAACTGCTCGAGGACATGCGCATCCATCCGGTGGAAATCCTGCTCGCGCCGGATCTCGTGGACATGGTCTCCGGCGCCTCGGACGACCTGCTGGCCCGCGTCCGGTCCCTGCGGCACAAGATCGCCATGGAGTTGGGCCTTGTCATCCCGCCTGTCCGCACCCGGGACAGCGTGGACTTGCCGCTGGCCAGCTATGCGATCCGGATCGCAGGGGTGGAGGCTGGCCGCGGCACTGCCCCGTCCGGGCAGATGCTGGCCCTGGGCGACAACCTCGATTCGCTCCCCGGCGTCGCGATGATCGAGCCGGTGTTCGGCCTGGCCGGCAAATGGATCCCGGCGGAAATGCGCCACAACGCGGAGATGACCGGTGCCACCGTGATCGACCGTGTCTCTGTCCTGGTGACGCATCTGTCCTCGATCGTCACGGCCAACGCCGCCCGGCTGTTGTCTCGTGAGGACGTCCGGGTGCTGACCGAGGGCGTGCGCAAGCAGAGCCCCTCCGCCGTCGACGAGCTCACCCCGTCGTTGCTTTCCCTGGCCGAGCTGCAGCGTGTGCTGCAGGGCCTGCTGGATGAACAGGTGCCGATCAACGATCTGGCCCGGATTTATGAAGCGCTCACCCTCCGCGCCAAGGTCTCCACTGATCCCGAATCGCTGGTGGAATCAGCCCGCCAGGCATTGGGTCCCGCGCTGACGGCCAAATTCATGGACGGCCCCGTGCTCAATGTGATCATGATCGACCCGCTCCTGGAGCAGTCCATGCTCGAGGACATGCGGCCGGCCGAGGGCGGCAGCCAGATCGTCATGGGCCAGGACCGGCTCGACGCCGTGCTCCGCTCCGTTGCATCCGCCGTCGATTCCGCTGCGGCCGCCAACCGCCAGGCCGTGCTGGTCTGCGCGCCGGCACTCCGGCCGGCGATCCGCCGCCTCGTGGGGAGCCAGCCGGGCTCCGTGCCGGTGCTGTCCTACCGCGAAGTTACTTCAGCCAACGTCCGGATCGAAACCGTAGGAGTCGTGCGCCATGCCGAACCGCTATCGGCTTAA